Proteins from a genomic interval of Zingiber officinale cultivar Zhangliang chromosome 2A, Zo_v1.1, whole genome shotgun sequence:
- the LOC122041349 gene encoding auxin-induced protein 5NG4-like isoform X2 has product MRRADRSYSFQQKRMVLVSVSEKVKLLVAVLALQVCYAGFHIVSRTALNMGISKIVFPVYRNIIALALLAPFAYFLEKKDRPPLTLSFLFQLFLLALCGITANQGFYLLGLYYLSPTYASAIQNSVPAITFAMAAALGLEQINIKCRYGVAKVVGTIASIGGATVITLYKGPPLLDGKLLLVSSANTILNWTLGCVYILGNCIAWSGWMVLQVPVLKKYPARLSVTTITCFFGLIQFLIIAAFAEKDIERWKVHSGGELLTILYAGLVASGISFSLQIWCIDRGGPLFVAVFQPVQTVVVAIMATAILGDELYLGGIIGSILIVLGLYFVLWGKSEEKAAQVVEEKDLRRHLLDRETSYKEIGAVSGIP; this is encoded by the exons ATGAGAAGAGCAGATAGATCTTACAGTTTCCAGCAGAAGAGGATGGTTCTTGTTTCA GTATCTGAGAAAGTGAAGCTTCTTGTAGCTGTGCTTGCACTCCAAGTCTGCTATGCAGGATTTCACATAGTTTCTAGGACTGCACTCAACATGGGTATCAGCAAAATTGTCTTCCCGGTTTACAGGAACATCATTGCTTTGGCTTTGCTGGCTCCCTTTGCATATTTTCTAGAGAA AAAAGATAGACCACCTCTTACCTTATCCTTCCTCTTTCAACTCTTTCTTCTAGCATTATGTGG AATAACTGCTAACCAAGGGTTTTACCTCTTGGGCTTGTACTACCTATCTCCAACCTATGCTTCAGCAATTCAAAACTCTGTCCCGGCCATAACATTTGCCATGGCAGCAGCTCTCGGGCTTGAACAGATCAATATCAAGTGCAGGTATGGTGTGGCAAAGGTGGTAGGAACAATAGCCAGCATCGGAGGTGCCACGGTTATTACCCTCTACAAGGGTCCTCCCTTGCTGGATGGCAAGCTTCTCCTCGTTTCCTCTGCCAACACAATCCTGAACTGGACCCTTGGTTGTGTCTACATCCTTGGCAATTGCATTGCATGGTCTGGGTGGATGGTGCTTCAG GTTCCAGTGCTCAAGAAGTACCCTGCAAGGCTCTCAGTCACCACAATCACCTGCTTCTTCGGTCTAATCCAGTTCCTCATCATAGCAGCCTTTGCAGAGAAGGACATTGAGAGGTGGAAAGTCCACTCAGGAGGAGAGCTGCTCACAATCCTCTATGCT GGTCTTGTGGCATCAGGAATTTCTTTCTCCCTCCAGATTTGGTGCATCGATAGAGGAGGTCCTCTATTTGTTGCAGTCTTCCAACCAGTGCAGACTGTGGTGGTGGCCATCATGGCAACTGCGATACTTGGTGATGAGTTATACTTAGGAGG gATAATTGGATCCATCCTTATTGTTCTTGGACTCTACTTTGTTCTCTGGGGGAAGAGTGAAGAGAAAGCAGCACAAGTTGTAGAGGAAAAGGATCTAAGAAGGCATCTCCTTGACCGAGAGACTTCATATAAAGAAATTGGTGCAGTCTCTGGTATTCCATGA
- the LOC122041349 gene encoding auxin-induced protein 5NG4-like isoform X3: MGISKIVFPVYRNIIALALLAPFAYFLEKKDRPPLTLSFLFQLFLLALCGITANQGFYLLGLYYLSPTYASAIQNSVPAITFAMAAALGLEQINIKCRYGVAKVVGTIASIGGATVITLYKGPPLLDGKLLLVSSANTILNWTLGCVYILGNCIAWSGWMVLQVPVLKKYPARLSVTTITCFFGLIQFLIIAAFAEKDIERWKVHSGGELLTILYAGLVASGISFSLQIWCIDRGGPLFVAVFQPVQTVVVAIMATAILGDELYLGGIIGSILIVLGLYFVLWGKSEEKAAQVVEEKDLRRHLLDRETSYKEIGAVSGIP; the protein is encoded by the exons ATGGGTATCAGCAAAATTGTCTTCCCGGTTTACAGGAACATCATTGCTTTGGCTTTGCTGGCTCCCTTTGCATATTTTCTAGAGAA AAAAGATAGACCACCTCTTACCTTATCCTTCCTCTTTCAACTCTTTCTTCTAGCATTATGTGG AATAACTGCTAACCAAGGGTTTTACCTCTTGGGCTTGTACTACCTATCTCCAACCTATGCTTCAGCAATTCAAAACTCTGTCCCGGCCATAACATTTGCCATGGCAGCAGCTCTCGGGCTTGAACAGATCAATATCAAGTGCAGGTATGGTGTGGCAAAGGTGGTAGGAACAATAGCCAGCATCGGAGGTGCCACGGTTATTACCCTCTACAAGGGTCCTCCCTTGCTGGATGGCAAGCTTCTCCTCGTTTCCTCTGCCAACACAATCCTGAACTGGACCCTTGGTTGTGTCTACATCCTTGGCAATTGCATTGCATGGTCTGGGTGGATGGTGCTTCAG GTTCCAGTGCTCAAGAAGTACCCTGCAAGGCTCTCAGTCACCACAATCACCTGCTTCTTCGGTCTAATCCAGTTCCTCATCATAGCAGCCTTTGCAGAGAAGGACATTGAGAGGTGGAAAGTCCACTCAGGAGGAGAGCTGCTCACAATCCTCTATGCT GGTCTTGTGGCATCAGGAATTTCTTTCTCCCTCCAGATTTGGTGCATCGATAGAGGAGGTCCTCTATTTGTTGCAGTCTTCCAACCAGTGCAGACTGTGGTGGTGGCCATCATGGCAACTGCGATACTTGGTGATGAGTTATACTTAGGAGG gATAATTGGATCCATCCTTATTGTTCTTGGACTCTACTTTGTTCTCTGGGGGAAGAGTGAAGAGAAAGCAGCACAAGTTGTAGAGGAAAAGGATCTAAGAAGGCATCTCCTTGACCGAGAGACTTCATATAAAGAAATTGGTGCAGTCTCTGGTATTCCATGA
- the LOC122041348 gene encoding fructose-bisphosphate aldolase 1, chloroplastic-like, translated as MASLQLTASSSQWIAGKGPFAWRNSPRTAVPRRVAVRPIRAGSYTDELVQTAKSIASPGRGILAVDESNATCGKRLASIGMENTEENRQAYRQLLLTTPGLGAYVSGAILFEETLYQSSTDGKKFVDCLLHEKIMPGIKVDKGLVPLPGSNNESWCQGLDGLASRCAEYYKQGARFAKWGTVVSIPSGPSALAVKEAAWGLARYAAIAQDNGLVPIVEPEILLDGDHSIERTLQVAEKVWAEVFFYLAKNNVVFEGILLKPSMVTPGAEHKEKASPETIAKYTLKMLNRRVPPAVPGIMFLSGGQSEVEATLNLNAMNQGPNPWHVSFSYARALQNTVLKTWQGRPENIGAAQKALLIRANANSLAQLGRYSEEGETEEAKKGMFQKGYTY; from the exons ATGGCGTCGTTGCAACTGACCGCTTCGTCGAGCCAATGGATCGCCGGAAAGGGGCCTTTCGCCTGGAGAAACTCCCCTCGGACGGCGGTGCCCCGACGCGTCGCCGTGCGCCCGATCAGGGCCGGATCGTACACCGACGAGCTCGTACAGACTGCT AAATCTATTGCTTCGCCTGGGCGTGGAATTCTTGCTGTCGATGAATCAAATGCTACATGTGGAAAGAGGCTTGCTTCAATTGGTATGGAGAATACAGAAGAAAACCGCCAAGCTTATAGGCAGCTTTTGTTGACCACTCCGGGTCTAGGTGCATATGTTTCTGGGGCTATTCTTTTTGAGGAAACGCTATACCAATCCAGCACGGATGGAAAGAAGTTTGTGGATTGCTTACTCCATGAGAAAATCATGCCCGGTATTAAGGTTGATAAG GGTTTGGTTCCATTACCTGGATCAAACAATGAATCTTGGTGCCAAGGGTTGGATGGATTGGCCTCGAGATGTGCTGAGTATTACAAACAAGGCGCACGTTTTGCCAAATG GGGAACAGTTGTCAGCATTCCTTCTGGACCTTCCGCTCTGGCTGTCAAGGAGGCTGCATGGGGACTTGCTCGTTATGCTGCTATTGCCCAG GACAATGGACTTGTCCCGATCGTGGAGCCTGAGATTCTCCTTGATGGAGATCACTCAATTGAAAGAACTCTTCAAGTTGCCGAGAAAGTTTGGGCAGAAGTCTTCTTCTATTTGGCCAAGAACAATGTGGTGTTTGAGGGCATTTTGCTCAAACCTAGCATGGTGACCCCAGGTGCTGAGCATAAGGAGAAAGCATCCCCAGAGACCATCGCAAAATATACACTGAAAATGCTAAATAGGAGGGTGCCTCCTGCAGTTCCTGGAATCATG TTTCTTTCTGGAGGTCAATCCGAGGTCGAAGCGACTTTGAACTTGAATGCTATGAATCAAGGCCCTAACCCATGGCATGTCTCGTTCTCGTATGCCCGTGCTCTTCAAAATACTGTCTTGAAAACTTGGCAAGGACGGCCAGAGAATATCGGAGCTGCTCAAAAGGCTCTCTTGATTCGTGCAAATGCAAATTCACTAGCTCAACTAGGTCGGTATTCGGAAGAGGGGGAGACTGAGGAGGCTAAAAAGGGGATGTTCCAGAAGGGTTACACATATTAA
- the LOC122041349 gene encoding protein WALLS ARE THIN 1-like isoform X1, producing MKERGLPSVNSKKDTESPPRLLLTKHHPQSILILVPLDTHQLPDKPKTLYNASSPLDASTSLSNKKMGSQVSEKVKLLVAVLALQVCYAGFHIVSRTALNMGISKIVFPVYRNIIALALLAPFAYFLEKKDRPPLTLSFLFQLFLLALCGITANQGFYLLGLYYLSPTYASAIQNSVPAITFAMAAALGLEQINIKCRYGVAKVVGTIASIGGATVITLYKGPPLLDGKLLLVSSANTILNWTLGCVYILGNCIAWSGWMVLQVPVLKKYPARLSVTTITCFFGLIQFLIIAAFAEKDIERWKVHSGGELLTILYAGLVASGISFSLQIWCIDRGGPLFVAVFQPVQTVVVAIMATAILGDELYLGGIIGSILIVLGLYFVLWGKSEEKAAQVVEEKDLRRHLLDRETSYKEIGAVSGIP from the exons ATGAAGGAGAGAGGTCTTCCTAGTGTCAATTCAAAAAAAGACACAGAGAGCCCACCAAGATTATTACTGACAAAACACCACCCTCAATCAATACTAATTTTAGTTCCACTCGACACACATCAGCTACCAGATAAGCCAAAAACTCTATATAATGCCTCATCCCCTCTTGATGCAAGCACCAGCTTAAGTAACAAGAAAATGGGTTCACAGGTATCTGAGAAAGTGAAGCTTCTTGTAGCTGTGCTTGCACTCCAAGTCTGCTATGCAGGATTTCACATAGTTTCTAGGACTGCACTCAACATGGGTATCAGCAAAATTGTCTTCCCGGTTTACAGGAACATCATTGCTTTGGCTTTGCTGGCTCCCTTTGCATATTTTCTAGAGAA AAAAGATAGACCACCTCTTACCTTATCCTTCCTCTTTCAACTCTTTCTTCTAGCATTATGTGG AATAACTGCTAACCAAGGGTTTTACCTCTTGGGCTTGTACTACCTATCTCCAACCTATGCTTCAGCAATTCAAAACTCTGTCCCGGCCATAACATTTGCCATGGCAGCAGCTCTCGGGCTTGAACAGATCAATATCAAGTGCAGGTATGGTGTGGCAAAGGTGGTAGGAACAATAGCCAGCATCGGAGGTGCCACGGTTATTACCCTCTACAAGGGTCCTCCCTTGCTGGATGGCAAGCTTCTCCTCGTTTCCTCTGCCAACACAATCCTGAACTGGACCCTTGGTTGTGTCTACATCCTTGGCAATTGCATTGCATGGTCTGGGTGGATGGTGCTTCAG GTTCCAGTGCTCAAGAAGTACCCTGCAAGGCTCTCAGTCACCACAATCACCTGCTTCTTCGGTCTAATCCAGTTCCTCATCATAGCAGCCTTTGCAGAGAAGGACATTGAGAGGTGGAAAGTCCACTCAGGAGGAGAGCTGCTCACAATCCTCTATGCT GGTCTTGTGGCATCAGGAATTTCTTTCTCCCTCCAGATTTGGTGCATCGATAGAGGAGGTCCTCTATTTGTTGCAGTCTTCCAACCAGTGCAGACTGTGGTGGTGGCCATCATGGCAACTGCGATACTTGGTGATGAGTTATACTTAGGAGG gATAATTGGATCCATCCTTATTGTTCTTGGACTCTACTTTGTTCTCTGGGGGAAGAGTGAAGAGAAAGCAGCACAAGTTGTAGAGGAAAAGGATCTAAGAAGGCATCTCCTTGACCGAGAGACTTCATATAAAGAAATTGGTGCAGTCTCTGGTATTCCATGA